A single genomic interval of Pyrus communis chromosome 5, drPyrComm1.1, whole genome shotgun sequence harbors:
- the LOC137734888 gene encoding large ribosomal subunit protein eL22y-like produces the protein MSRGTAAAGPKGKKKGVTFTIDCGKPVEDKIMDIASLEKFLQERIKVGGKAGALGDAVSVTREKSKITVSSDSNFSKRYLKYLTKKYLKKHNVRDWLRVIASNKDRNVYELRYFNIAENEGEEED, from the exons ATGAGTCGAGGAACTGCAGCAGCAGGTCCCAAGGGGAAAAAGAAGGGTGTGACTTTTACCATTGACTGTGGAAAGCCTGTGGAGGACAAGATCATGGACATTGCATCCCTTGAGAAGTTTCTTCAGGAGAGGATCAAGGTTGGAGGCAAGGCTGGTGCACTTGGCGATGCTGTCAGTGTGACCCGTGAGAAGAGCAAGATCACTGTTAGCTCTGACAGTAACTTCTCAAAGAG GTATCTGAAGTACTTGACAAAGAAATATCTAAAGAAGCACAACGTGCGAGATTGGCTACGAGTGATTGCTTCCAACAAGGATAGAAACGTCTACGAACTGAGGTACTTCAACATTGCCGAGAATGAAGGGGAGGAGGAAGATTAA